In Fibrobacter sp. UWB10, a single window of DNA contains:
- the ligA gene encoding NAD-dependent DNA ligase LigA encodes MDQKDIDRTRYFELKKQLEEASRLYYKEGVSPMSDQDFDFGLKEMEALEAKYPELRGNASLTQRVGSDLTNDFAKVAHAVPMLSIANVYSAEEMAEFVKAAEDGISALEPQTSNPKATEGRDLIPHTWICERKIDGVSLSIVYENGRLKQAATRGDGAQGDDVTLNALTIADIPETLDAKKLKIDPSEIPQGTFEVRGEVYMEREAFERLNEQFILEGKKIFQNPRNTVSGSLKLKSVAECKTRPMRFFAYHIPQSNNKTHEENLLQLKKLGFHTNDYWTANNTDEIMKISEQIGASRDSLPFEIDGMVVKLNDLAMQRALGTTSKSPRWAIAYKFKAERAYTPLLSVEFQVGRTGAVTPVANLAPVRLAGTTVKRATLHNFDEVARLDLHFGDTVGVEKGGEIIPKITDVKKELRPAGAVPVTAPEKCPVCGEPLTHIDDEVILRCENMHCPAQVQCLFEHFVSREAMNIENLGPALIASLIATGKIKRIPDLYRLTLEDLESQERMAKKSAKNVFDAIAASKERSLENLLHGLGIRFVGRTSARNLAKHFRTLEAIRTATVEDLQNVNDVGERIGKSVYDFFHTERYTQEIDELIALGCPTEFKGVVKTLFQGQTAVITGTLPTMDRDEARKLIEENGGKVSGSVSKKTSWVLAGEAAGSKLTKANELGIPVHDEAWLLAQIAASADETLTESANSTENKPNSQPLNQSEAVQTSLF; translated from the coding sequence ATGGATCAGAAAGACATTGACCGCACCCGATATTTTGAGCTAAAGAAACAGCTAGAAGAAGCAAGCCGCCTTTACTACAAAGAAGGCGTCTCCCCCATGAGCGACCAGGATTTCGACTTTGGCCTCAAGGAGATGGAAGCGCTCGAAGCGAAGTATCCGGAACTTCGCGGCAATGCATCACTCACGCAGCGAGTCGGCAGTGACTTAACCAACGACTTTGCGAAGGTCGCACACGCCGTGCCCATGCTCAGTATCGCGAACGTGTACAGCGCCGAAGAAATGGCAGAGTTCGTGAAAGCCGCCGAGGACGGAATTTCAGCCCTTGAACCCCAAACCTCAAACCCCAAAGCGACCGAAGGTCGCGACCTCATACCTCATACCTGGATCTGCGAGCGGAAAATCGACGGTGTAAGTCTTTCGATTGTCTACGAGAACGGGCGCTTGAAACAGGCAGCCACCCGCGGCGACGGAGCCCAGGGCGATGACGTGACATTGAACGCGCTCACGATTGCAGACATTCCCGAAACCTTGGATGCGAAGAAGCTGAAAATTGACCCGAGCGAAATCCCGCAGGGCACCTTCGAAGTCCGCGGCGAAGTCTACATGGAGCGCGAAGCCTTCGAACGCCTGAACGAGCAGTTTATTTTGGAAGGCAAGAAGATTTTCCAGAACCCGCGCAATACGGTTTCGGGTTCGCTCAAGCTCAAGAGCGTGGCCGAATGCAAGACGCGCCCGATGCGATTCTTCGCTTACCACATTCCGCAGAGCAACAACAAGACGCACGAAGAAAACCTGCTGCAGCTCAAGAAGCTCGGGTTCCACACGAACGACTACTGGACGGCGAACAACACCGACGAAATCATGAAGATTTCGGAGCAGATTGGTGCAAGCCGCGACAGCCTCCCCTTCGAAATCGACGGCATGGTCGTAAAGCTGAACGACCTTGCCATGCAACGCGCCCTCGGTACTACGAGCAAGAGCCCGCGCTGGGCCATCGCCTATAAGTTCAAGGCCGAGCGCGCCTATACGCCGCTCCTTTCCGTAGAATTTCAGGTGGGGCGCACCGGGGCCGTGACGCCGGTTGCGAACCTCGCCCCCGTGCGCCTCGCAGGCACCACCGTCAAACGTGCCACCCTCCACAACTTTGACGAAGTCGCCCGACTGGACCTCCACTTCGGCGACACCGTCGGCGTCGAGAAGGGCGGCGAAATCATCCCGAAAATCACCGATGTCAAAAAGGAACTCCGCCCGGCGGGGGCCGTCCCTGTGACCGCCCCCGAAAAATGCCCGGTTTGCGGCGAACCGCTCACCCACATCGACGACGAAGTCATTCTTCGCTGCGAAAACATGCACTGCCCGGCGCAAGTCCAATGCCTATTCGAGCATTTCGTAAGCCGCGAGGCCATGAACATCGAAAACTTGGGCCCGGCCCTTATCGCAAGCCTGATTGCCACGGGCAAAATCAAGCGCATTCCGGACCTGTACCGCCTCACGCTCGAAGACCTCGAATCGCAGGAGCGCATGGCCAAGAAGAGCGCCAAAAACGTCTTCGACGCTATTGCCGCCTCCAAGGAGCGTAGCCTCGAAAACCTGCTGCACGGTCTCGGAATTCGATTCGTAGGCCGCACCAGTGCCCGAAACCTCGCCAAGCATTTCCGCACCCTCGAAGCGATCCGTACCGCCACCGTCGAAGACTTGCAGAACGTCAACGACGTCGGCGAACGCATCGGAAAGTCCGTCTACGACTTCTTCCACACGGAACGCTACACGCAAGAAATCGACGAACTCATCGCTCTCGGCTGCCCCACCGAATTCAAGGGCGTCGTAAAGACCTTGTTCCAAGGTCAAACCGCCGTCATTACCGGCACGCTCCCGACCATGGACCGTGACGAAGCCCGCAAGCTCATCGAAGAAAACGGCGGTAAGGTATCGGGCTCTGTCAGCAAGAAAACCAGTTGGGTTTTGGCCGGCGAGGCCGCCGGTTCCAAGCTCACGAAGGCGAACGAACTCGGGATTCCCGTACACGATGAAGCCTGGCTTCTAGCCCAAATCGCCGCCAGCGCTGACGAAACGCTTACAGAATCCGCAAACAGCACCGAAAACAAGCCAAATTCGCAACCGCTCAACCAAAGCGAAGCTGTCCAAACTAGTCTATTCTAG
- a CDS encoding c-type cytochrome, whose amino-acid sequence MKLRVAVIVFVAVCALFAVEAFVLPPVTPELKTQAHEYFENECRGCHRWARKFAAPPMRDNVANYAENPEGMVRYLMHPTPQHPEEWPAMEITPLTEEQAKMMTAWLLYILKNPDDPGRPK is encoded by the coding sequence TTGAAACTGCGGGTGGCAGTCATTGTTTTTGTGGCGGTATGTGCTTTATTTGCGGTAGAGGCATTTGTGCTTCCGCCGGTTACGCCCGAACTCAAAACACAAGCTCACGAATATTTTGAAAACGAATGCCGCGGTTGCCACCGCTGGGCTCGCAAGTTTGCAGCACCCCCGATGCGCGACAATGTGGCAAATTATGCTGAAAATCCGGAAGGTATGGTGCGTTACCTGATGCATCCGACTCCACAGCACCCCGAAGAATGGCCAGCCATGGAAATCACTCCGCTTACCGAAGAGCAGGCGAAAATGATGACGGCGTGGCTCTTGTACATTCTCAAGAATCC
- a CDS encoding manganese efflux pump: MGIIEIIIIAIVEAMDCFAVSIATGLSKKGIKYSRAMLQAVSFGVFQGGMTLLGYFLGSFAERWFNSVGTPIACTILCILGGRMIWGAIRGDAGEEEGEQIAAKNLTIANILLLSVATSIDAFAVGISFAFLNANMVLATSAIALASFIMGVIGYEIGRHAAKRFKTKIPEIIAGIILISIGIKMFV, translated from the coding sequence ATGGGCATTATTGAAATCATCATTATCGCGATTGTAGAAGCGATGGACTGCTTCGCCGTCTCGATTGCCACAGGCCTTTCAAAAAAAGGTATCAAATACAGCCGCGCCATGCTCCAGGCAGTTAGCTTTGGCGTTTTCCAAGGTGGCATGACTCTGCTCGGATATTTCCTCGGGAGTTTTGCTGAACGCTGGTTCAATTCTGTGGGAACGCCTATCGCCTGCACCATTCTTTGCATTCTGGGCGGGCGCATGATTTGGGGAGCCATTCGTGGTGACGCAGGCGAAGAGGAAGGCGAACAGATTGCCGCAAAAAACTTGACAATTGCAAATATCTTGCTGCTTTCGGTTGCGACAAGTATTGACGCATTCGCCGTCGGAATTTCGTTTGCATTCTTGAACGCGAACATGGTTCTTGCCACTAGCGCCATTGCGCTTGCAAGCTTTATCATGGGCGTTATCGGGTATGAAATCGGCCGTCACGCCGCCAAGCGTTTCAAGACCAAGATTCCCGAAATCATCGCAGGAATTATTTTGATTTCAATCGGAATCAAAATGTTTGTATAA